In one uncultured Cohaesibacter sp. genomic region, the following are encoded:
- a CDS encoding 3-oxoacid CoA-transferase subunit B, giving the protein MIDDIKLSNAQIAWRAAQDMEDGSYVNLGIGFPEMVARFQPEGREVIFHTENGVLGFDKAPPAGEEDWDLINAGKKAITLKPGAAFFHHADSFAMVRGGHLDLAVLGAYQVAQNGDLANWSTGKGGVPAVGGAMDLVHGAKRVAVVTDHVAKNGKPKLVEACTMPLTGVGCVTRIYTSLAVVDICDGHFVLREKLPAISFDDLQAVTGAPLVIEDTIADLNVPEL; this is encoded by the coding sequence ATGATTGACGATATCAAGCTTTCAAACGCCCAGATTGCATGGCGTGCCGCTCAGGACATGGAAGACGGATCCTACGTCAACCTCGGCATTGGTTTTCCTGAAATGGTCGCCCGCTTCCAGCCCGAAGGGCGCGAGGTAATCTTCCATACCGAGAATGGCGTGCTCGGCTTTGACAAGGCCCCGCCAGCCGGAGAGGAAGACTGGGATCTGATCAACGCGGGCAAGAAGGCCATCACCCTGAAGCCCGGTGCTGCTTTCTTCCATCATGCTGACAGCTTTGCCATGGTGCGCGGTGGGCATCTCGATCTAGCGGTTCTGGGGGCCTATCAGGTCGCTCAGAACGGGGATCTGGCCAACTGGTCTACTGGCAAGGGTGGCGTGCCCGCCGTCGGCGGTGCCATGGACCTTGTGCATGGTGCCAAGCGCGTAGCCGTTGTCACCGATCATGTCGCCAAGAATGGCAAGCCCAAGCTCGTCGAGGCCTGCACCATGCCGCTGACCGGGGTTGGTTGTGTCACGCGGATCTACACATCGCTGGCTGTTGTCGACATCTGTGACGGACATTTCGTACTACGCGAAAAGCTGCCAGCCATTTCCTTCGACGACCTGCAGGCCGTGACCGGCGCCCCCCTCGTGATCGAGGACACAATCGCCGATCTCAACGTGCCTGAGCTTTAA
- a CDS encoding FGGY family carbohydrate kinase encodes MAAVRLGLDVGTTSIKTAAYDPAGRLLALVEKPAPQVTGREGKSEQDMDAVWAVVLDALSNMTEKLRGLQPESLGVSAQGDGFWAIDHDGNAVSPAMLWNDTRAASRLHWLDSTGASGKVGRACHTSLWPGTSGMLWVWLKQNEPELADRVAHVFTCGDWIGWKLTGNVATDFSDGSIPFLDFNTRAYDDEALNALDCADLKSKLATPQSAASMLGRLSPEIAKATGLPEGLPVSTPTLDLAAMIVGMGMDQPGQTMMIMGTTAVVNILTDSVEPCDQPVGASAFHATSDLIIRILAPTTGAAAFNWFTELHPMSLGGDCPSEIAGKLNELVSSVPPGANGVTFLPYLNGERAPFVEPSITASFHGLTARSTKADMGRAVLEGGAMSLRHCFEMEGVNPTQPVLLTGGGSKNSLWCQIIADVIGAPTLVSEASDQGLWGAASIGAAAAGLGDVMSLVKREERTICYTPNAENHKFYDKIFPRYRLLSDNARKLVSQLQELDDVK; translated from the coding sequence ATGGCAGCTGTTAGACTCGGTCTTGATGTTGGAACAACATCTATCAAGACCGCTGCCTATGATCCGGCAGGGCGCCTGCTTGCTCTCGTTGAGAAACCGGCCCCGCAAGTTACCGGACGCGAAGGCAAATCCGAACAGGACATGGACGCAGTTTGGGCTGTTGTATTGGACGCCTTGTCCAATATGACCGAAAAACTGCGAGGGTTGCAACCTGAGTCTCTCGGGGTCAGTGCACAAGGCGATGGCTTCTGGGCCATTGACCATGACGGCAATGCCGTATCCCCTGCCATGTTGTGGAATGACACACGAGCCGCTTCGCGACTCCATTGGCTTGATTCAACCGGCGCATCAGGCAAGGTGGGCCGCGCCTGCCACACCTCACTGTGGCCGGGCACATCCGGCATGCTGTGGGTCTGGCTGAAGCAGAACGAGCCTGAACTCGCCGACAGGGTTGCTCATGTCTTTACCTGTGGTGACTGGATCGGCTGGAAATTGACAGGCAATGTCGCAACGGACTTCTCCGATGGGTCCATTCCGTTCCTCGATTTCAACACCCGGGCCTATGACGATGAGGCTTTGAATGCGCTGGATTGTGCCGATCTGAAGTCCAAGCTGGCAACACCACAATCCGCTGCCTCCATGCTCGGGCGCCTCAGTCCAGAGATTGCCAAGGCGACCGGATTGCCTGAAGGGTTGCCGGTGTCGACCCCGACACTTGATCTGGCGGCGATGATTGTCGGTATGGGCATGGATCAGCCGGGACAGACCATGATGATCATGGGCACGACGGCGGTGGTGAACATCCTTACGGACTCCGTTGAGCCCTGCGACCAGCCAGTTGGTGCCAGTGCCTTTCATGCCACGTCCGATCTGATCATTCGCATTCTCGCGCCAACAACGGGCGCCGCGGCCTTCAACTGGTTCACGGAACTTCATCCCATGAGCCTTGGCGGCGATTGCCCGAGCGAGATCGCAGGCAAGCTCAACGAGTTGGTCTCAAGCGTTCCACCCGGAGCCAATGGCGTGACTTTCCTTCCCTATCTCAATGGTGAGCGTGCGCCCTTTGTCGAGCCGAGCATTACCGCTTCCTTCCATGGTCTGACGGCCAGAAGCACCAAGGCTGACATGGGGCGCGCCGTCCTGGAGGGAGGGGCAATGAGCCTGCGCCATTGCTTTGAAATGGAAGGCGTCAATCCGACCCAACCAGTGCTGCTCACCGGCGGTGGCTCCAAGAATTCCCTCTGGTGCCAGATCATCGCCGATGTCATCGGTGCACCGACGCTCGTGTCGGAGGCTTCGGATCAGGGCCTTTGGGGTGCTGCGTCGATTGGTGCGGCAGCGGCAGGACTCGGCGACGTCATGTCGCTGGTCAAGCGTGAAGAGCGGACTATCTGCTACACGCCGAACGCCGAAAACCACAAATTCTACGACAAGATCTTTCCGCGTTACCGGCTGTTGTCCGACAACGCTCGCAAGCTGGTCAGTCAGCTGCAAGAACTGGACGATGTAAAATGA
- a CDS encoding TIGR00366 family protein has protein sequence MEAITNFSVRVVQRYLPSAYVLALILTAVVFVLGMVTTGQSPLDMAGFWGDGFSTLFKFGMQMTLVLMTGYVLAMTPIMQKVFTGLTGLAGNWRQALIITIVTSFICYYLNWGFGMVAGAILAREMGRRVTVHFPLIVAAAYGGELVRGPSSSIPLVIATPKHFMEEAIGIVPVTETLYAPWNIILTIVLLVLLITFFMFQKQPEHIEQLKIADDDVEGKAELDRASMTPSDRIENSRLPTLFLGLLVMVYLLGQIIAKGFSLNLNTVILIFLGLGLLLHKSPQTYQDAATKAIGAARGIILQFPLYAGIAGMMTKSGLVSEFSEAMIAVATPTSFPLLTFLSAGVVNFFIPSGGGQWAIQGPIMMEAAHALGADPAQTIMAFAWGDGWTNQIQPFWALPLLGVAGLSARDIMGYLLIWLLISGVAIGGTFVILSGM, from the coding sequence ATGGAAGCTATCACGAACTTTTCGGTACGCGTTGTTCAACGCTACCTGCCAAGCGCTTATGTGCTTGCGTTGATCCTGACAGCGGTCGTCTTTGTCCTTGGCATGGTGACAACAGGTCAGTCACCGTTGGACATGGCAGGTTTCTGGGGGGATGGCTTTTCCACACTGTTTAAATTCGGCATGCAGATGACCTTGGTGCTGATGACCGGCTATGTGCTGGCCATGACGCCGATCATGCAAAAGGTCTTCACAGGCCTTACCGGTCTGGCTGGCAACTGGCGTCAGGCCCTCATCATCACGATCGTGACGAGCTTCATCTGCTACTATCTCAACTGGGGGTTCGGCATGGTTGCCGGGGCCATTCTGGCGCGTGAAATGGGTCGTCGTGTTACCGTGCACTTCCCGTTGATCGTGGCGGCTGCCTATGGTGGCGAGCTGGTGCGTGGTCCGTCCTCGTCCATTCCGCTCGTCATTGCGACGCCCAAGCACTTCATGGAAGAAGCCATCGGCATCGTTCCGGTGACCGAGACCCTCTATGCACCATGGAACATCATCCTGACGATTGTGCTCTTGGTGCTGTTGATCACCTTCTTCATGTTTCAGAAGCAGCCTGAACATATCGAGCAGCTGAAAATTGCCGATGACGATGTAGAAGGAAAAGCCGAGCTTGATCGAGCCTCCATGACACCGTCGGATCGCATCGAGAACAGCCGGCTTCCGACTCTGTTTCTGGGGCTATTGGTCATGGTCTATCTCCTTGGGCAGATTATCGCCAAGGGCTTCAGCCTCAACCTCAATACCGTCATCCTGATTTTCCTCGGCCTTGGCCTCTTGCTACACAAGAGCCCGCAGACCTATCAGGATGCAGCAACCAAAGCCATTGGTGCGGCACGTGGCATCATCCTGCAGTTCCCGCTCTATGCCGGTATCGCAGGCATGATGACGAAATCGGGCCTCGTCAGCGAGTTTTCTGAAGCCATGATCGCGGTTGCAACCCCGACCAGTTTCCCGCTGCTGACTTTCCTCTCTGCCGGTGTGGTGAACTTCTTCATCCCGTCAGGTGGCGGCCAGTGGGCCATTCAGGGGCCGATCATGATGGAAGCCGCCCATGCTCTTGGTGCCGATCCGGCCCAGACCATCATGGCTTTCGCATGGGGTGACGGTTGGACAAACCAGATCCAGCCATTCTGGGCGCTGCCTCTGCTTGGGGTTGCCGGTCTGTCGGCGCGCGACATCATGGGCTATCTGCTCATATGGCTGCTGATCTCGGGTGTCGCCATCGGCGGAACCTTCGTCATCCTCTCAGGCATGTAG
- a CDS encoding IclR family transcriptional regulator C-terminal domain-containing protein has protein sequence MTNKQTDFVGSFAKGLQVIEAFGVDSPRLSITEVANKTGLDRATARRCLLTLNTLGYADYDGKYFTLALRSLRLGLAGLASMPLPHVVQPWLDKLSDRIGQSCSVSILDGSEIVYVARAAQRRIMSIGLMPGSRLPAHSTSMGRVMLASLPDEEARALVESCDLSPKTPFSMTDADLIMEELQTVRDQGYALIDQEVELGLRSIAVPIFNHRNVVQAALNVAVAAVQPQASDLIETYLPDLLRVQSGLARVLH, from the coding sequence ATGACAAACAAACAAACCGATTTTGTAGGGTCTTTTGCTAAGGGATTGCAGGTTATCGAGGCCTTTGGCGTGGATAGCCCTCGACTCAGCATCACCGAAGTTGCCAACAAGACCGGCCTTGATCGGGCCACTGCGCGCCGCTGCCTGCTGACGCTCAACACGCTCGGCTATGCCGACTATGACGGGAAGTATTTCACGCTGGCCCTCCGATCTTTGCGATTGGGTCTGGCAGGGCTTGCTTCGATGCCCCTGCCCCATGTCGTCCAACCATGGCTCGACAAGCTCTCTGATCGTATCGGCCAGTCCTGTTCGGTATCAATCCTTGATGGCTCGGAGATCGTCTATGTCGCACGTGCAGCACAGCGCCGGATCATGTCCATAGGACTGATGCCCGGCTCTCGCCTGCCTGCTCATTCCACGTCGATGGGACGGGTGATGCTTGCATCGCTACCGGACGAAGAAGCCCGCGCCCTCGTTGAAAGCTGCGACCTGTCTCCCAAGACCCCGTTCAGCATGACCGATGCCGATCTCATCATGGAAGAGCTTCAGACAGTGCGGGATCAAGGCTACGCCCTCATTGATCAGGAAGTGGAGCTTGGCCTGAGATCAATTGCGGTCCCGATCTTCAACCATCGCAATGTCGTGCAGGCAGCCCTCAACGTCGCGGTTGCCGCTGTCCAGCCACAGGCCTCGGATCTGATTGAGACCTACCTCCCCGACCTTTTGCGCGTTCAGAGTGGATTGGCGCGCGTTCTGCACTGA
- a CDS encoding class II aldolase/adducin family protein, whose product MLEALKEEVCEQNHELPRNNLVVGSGGNVSGRDPETGLIVIKPSGVKFAKLTPETMVVIDIDGNIIEGTMKPSVDAGVHLYLYKNRDDIGGITHTHSPYATSFAARGEPIPAVLTPIIHMIGRDVPCSRYATPGEVDTGEAILEAAAGGYAALVKAHGVFTMGKSATEATSIAMYLEEAAMTTHLAMLRGPVEELPQEEIDRCFAWFRKNYGQSGQKPVNS is encoded by the coding sequence ATGCTGGAAGCACTGAAAGAAGAAGTCTGCGAGCAAAACCACGAGTTGCCACGCAACAACCTCGTTGTTGGATCCGGAGGCAATGTCTCCGGTCGAGACCCGGAAACAGGCCTGATCGTCATCAAGCCATCGGGCGTCAAGTTCGCCAAGCTGACCCCGGAGACCATGGTTGTCATCGACATTGACGGCAACATCATCGAAGGCACGATGAAACCGTCCGTCGACGCTGGCGTGCATCTCTATCTCTATAAGAACCGGGATGACATCGGCGGCATCACCCACACCCATTCCCCCTATGCCACCAGCTTTGCGGCCCGCGGTGAACCGATCCCGGCTGTCCTGACACCCATCATTCACATGATCGGTCGCGACGTTCCCTGCTCGCGCTATGCCACGCCGGGAGAAGTGGATACGGGTGAAGCGATTCTCGAAGCAGCGGCCGGAGGCTATGCAGCCCTCGTCAAGGCACATGGTGTTTTCACCATGGGGAAATCTGCGACAGAAGCCACCTCAATCGCGATGTATCTCGAGGAAGCAGCGATGACAACGCATTTGGCGATGCTGCGCGGCCCGGTTGAGGAGCTCCCTCAAGAGGAAATTGACCGTTGCTTTGCATGGTTCCGAAAAAACTATGGTCAATCTGGACAAAAGCCTGTAAACAGCTGA
- a CDS encoding sugar-binding transcriptional regulator → MQKDQNARYYNKETMLANVALLYYGEGLTQSDIARRMSVSRATVVNMLREARETRIVNILVEGKYLAGSSMSNELRDKFGLEDVYVANSGKSDSKVSRAEMLRHLGRVGAIALTDITEPGDTIGVAWGETIFSLSEQMPQVRKPDVTVCQMIGSMNSEIVPASEQCAIQIANMMSAKCFTLHAPGVGSSPEIAALLRTEPTIEQQLLRLRSLDVTVASIGHVGDQTHLVKANMTTLEELHAARDAGAVGVICCRYIDANGEPVRVPPDDRLIATDCEDLRLARKKLLVVGGVRRKDAVLAAIKGDYVTHLCIDQSLAAALLDS, encoded by the coding sequence ATGCAAAAGGACCAGAATGCTCGATACTATAACAAGGAAACTATGCTTGCCAATGTGGCGTTGCTCTACTACGGCGAAGGCCTGACGCAGAGTGACATTGCAAGGCGAATGAGTGTTTCCCGCGCCACAGTCGTCAATATGCTTCGCGAAGCTCGCGAAACGCGTATCGTCAACATATTGGTGGAAGGAAAGTATCTGGCCGGTTCGTCCATGTCCAACGAACTGAGAGACAAGTTTGGTCTTGAAGATGTCTATGTCGCGAACAGCGGCAAGAGTGACAGCAAAGTCAGCCGCGCCGAGATGCTACGTCATCTCGGCCGGGTTGGTGCCATCGCACTCACCGACATCACCGAACCGGGCGACACCATCGGCGTTGCCTGGGGTGAAACCATCTTTTCCCTATCCGAGCAGATGCCGCAGGTCAGGAAGCCTGACGTCACCGTGTGTCAGATGATTGGATCGATGAATTCCGAGATCGTTCCGGCATCCGAGCAATGCGCCATTCAGATTGCCAACATGATGTCGGCAAAATGCTTCACGCTGCATGCGCCCGGTGTTGGATCAAGTCCCGAGATTGCCGCCCTGTTGCGGACCGAGCCGACAATCGAGCAGCAATTGCTACGTCTGCGCTCGCTAGATGTCACCGTCGCGTCTATCGGACATGTGGGCGATCAGACCCATCTGGTCAAGGCCAACATGACCACGCTCGAAGAACTGCATGCAGCCCGCGATGCAGGAGCCGTTGGCGTCATTTGCTGCCGCTATATTGATGCCAATGGGGAGCCGGTGCGCGTCCCTCCCGATGATCGGCTGATCGCAACGGACTGCGAGGACCTGCGCCTTGCCCGCAAGAAGCTGCTCGTCGTGGGCGGTGTACGGCGTAAGGATGCTGTTTTGGCGGCGATCAAGGGCGACTATGTCACCCATCTGTGCATCGATCAGAGCCTCGCAGCCGCCCTGCTGGACAGCTAA
- a CDS encoding zinc-binding dehydrogenase codes for MTKMMKAAVYHALDDIRLEERPVPEIGREDILLKTIACGLCGGETMSWYKKAQPKVLGHEPVGIVVEVGEDVTDFAVGDRLFVNHHVGRVNSHWSRRGHFTRDPFYSTMKLDPGGVCEYYRVTAQHLRMDAHKLPASISDEAAITIEPWSCVLSGLKVCNIQPGDTVAVVGAGFMGQGFVHMAPLFGAGKVIALDFSDWRLEQAHKFGATHTINPKKEDAVEALRACNNGRLADTVVVIAPFPSAWEQAGQLVEVGGCLHLGAPLAPNTDWVQDGNKAYFDQVTVTSRYSSDHTDTYSYIRLLEAGRIMADEAISHRFHIDDSAEAFKMLVEAEKSLKIVVYPQGIPEEKL; via the coding sequence ATGACCAAGATGATGAAAGCCGCAGTCTATCACGCCCTAGACGACATCCGTCTCGAAGAGCGCCCCGTTCCGGAGATCGGACGGGAGGATATCCTGCTCAAGACCATTGCCTGTGGGCTGTGCGGTGGCGAAACGATGTCATGGTACAAGAAGGCCCAGCCAAAGGTTCTGGGTCATGAGCCGGTTGGCATCGTGGTGGAAGTCGGTGAGGATGTGACGGATTTCGCGGTTGGTGACCGTCTGTTCGTCAACCATCACGTGGGACGGGTCAACAGCCACTGGTCACGCCGGGGACATTTCACCCGCGATCCCTTCTATTCCACCATGAAGCTCGATCCGGGCGGAGTGTGCGAATATTACCGCGTTACTGCGCAGCATCTCCGGATGGATGCTCACAAGCTGCCAGCCTCCATCTCGGATGAAGCGGCCATCACCATCGAGCCATGGTCCTGTGTCCTTTCCGGTCTCAAGGTCTGCAACATCCAACCGGGTGATACGGTCGCTGTTGTCGGTGCCGGCTTCATGGGACAGGGCTTTGTTCATATGGCTCCCCTGTTCGGAGCTGGCAAGGTGATTGCGCTCGACTTTTCCGACTGGCGTCTGGAGCAGGCGCACAAGTTCGGAGCGACCCACACCATCAACCCGAAAAAAGAAGACGCCGTCGAGGCGCTGAGGGCCTGCAACAATGGCAGGTTGGCCGATACGGTGGTGGTCATTGCCCCCTTCCCGTCTGCTTGGGAACAGGCTGGCCAGCTCGTCGAAGTCGGCGGTTGCCTGCATCTTGGCGCACCGCTCGCCCCCAATACCGACTGGGTTCAGGACGGCAACAAGGCCTATTTCGATCAGGTCACCGTCACGTCCCGCTATTCATCCGACCACACGGACACCTACAGCTATATCCGTCTGCTGGAGGCCGGGCGCATCATGGCGGATGAAGCCATTTCGCATCGTTTCCACATCGACGACAGCGCCGAAGCATTCAAGATGCTCGTGGAAGCCGAAAAATCCCTGAAGATCGTTGTCTATCCTCAGGGTATTCCAGAGGAGAAACTGTGA
- a CDS encoding 3-oxoacid CoA-transferase subunit A, which yields MDKICESAAAAVAGIPDGASLMVGGFGGAGAPIELIHALIDHGPKNLTVINNNAGNGHVGIAAMIEQGMVSKMVCSFPRSADPRAFTERYLAGQIELELVPQGTLAERIRAGGAGIPAFYTPTSYGTELAEGKPVAEFDGRMYVQERCLKADFALIKAEEGDPAGNLTYRMAARNFNPLMATAANCAIVQVTKLQPLGGIDPERVVTPGIFIDHVVEISDPAQEEALNRMEAVYP from the coding sequence ATGGACAAGATTTGCGAGTCCGCAGCTGCGGCTGTCGCCGGGATACCCGACGGTGCATCACTCATGGTGGGTGGATTTGGAGGTGCGGGAGCACCCATTGAGCTCATCCATGCATTGATCGATCATGGCCCCAAGAACCTGACCGTCATCAACAACAACGCAGGCAACGGGCACGTTGGCATCGCCGCAATGATCGAACAGGGCATGGTATCCAAAATGGTCTGTTCCTTTCCGCGATCGGCTGATCCGCGGGCCTTCACCGAGCGCTATCTGGCCGGACAGATCGAACTGGAACTGGTGCCACAAGGCACGCTCGCCGAGCGCATTCGCGCCGGTGGTGCCGGCATTCCGGCCTTTTACACACCAACGAGCTACGGCACCGAACTGGCCGAGGGAAAGCCTGTCGCCGAATTCGACGGTCGCATGTATGTGCAGGAGCGCTGCCTGAAAGCAGACTTCGCGCTGATCAAGGCGGAAGAGGGCGACCCAGCAGGCAACCTGACCTATCGGATGGCCGCGCGGAACTTCAACCCGCTGATGGCCACAGCTGCCAACTGCGCCATCGTTCAGGTCACCAAGCTCCAGCCCTTGGGCGGCATCGATCCCGAGCGGGTCGTCACCCCCGGCATTTTCATCGATCACGTGGTCGAGATTTCCGATCCGGCACAGGAAGAAGCGCTGAACCGTATGGAGGCGGTCTATCCATGA
- a CDS encoding SDR family oxidoreductase, translated as MARTVWITGAGSGIGAAMVEAFVKAGDRVAMTARSEEALKAVASALPDGAEVLILPGDITDREGIVAIAAKIAEWGGGIDILCNNAGLNVPKRSWEDLDWPSWDQVLEVNIKGALNVIAACLPIMRAQKSGLMIHTSSWAGRFHYSVGGVAYGASKHALSDISSSLNDQEGKNGIRSTALCPAEVATPLLTKRPGFDPARLKHMIQPEDMAKTALYVADMQPGVAIHEIVLAPVRR; from the coding sequence ATGGCAAGAACAGTTTGGATTACAGGAGCCGGATCCGGGATCGGCGCGGCGATGGTCGAAGCCTTTGTGAAAGCTGGCGATCGCGTTGCAATGACTGCGCGCAGCGAGGAAGCCCTCAAGGCCGTTGCCAGCGCCCTGCCTGACGGGGCCGAGGTTCTGATCCTGCCCGGTGACATCACCGACCGCGAAGGCATAGTCGCTATTGCAGCAAAAATCGCCGAATGGGGCGGCGGCATCGATATTCTCTGCAACAACGCCGGTCTCAATGTGCCGAAACGCAGTTGGGAGGATCTCGACTGGCCGAGTTGGGATCAGGTGCTCGAGGTCAATATCAAAGGTGCGCTCAATGTCATTGCAGCCTGCCTTCCTATCATGCGCGCTCAGAAGAGCGGCTTGATGATCCATACCTCCAGCTGGGCGGGACGGTTCCATTATAGCGTCGGCGGTGTTGCCTATGGAGCGTCTAAGCACGCTCTCAGCGACATTTCATCGAGCCTGAATGATCAGGAGGGCAAGAATGGCATTCGTTCGACGGCCCTTTGCCCTGCCGAGGTGGCAACACCCTTACTGACCAAGCGCCCTGGGTTCGACCCCGCTCGCCTCAAACATATGATCCAGCCCGAAGACATGGCCAAGACAGCGCTTTATGTCGCCGACATGCAGCCGGGCGTTGCCATCCATGAAATCGTGCTGGCACCGGTCCGGCGCTAA